In Caldisphaera lagunensis DSM 15908, a single genomic region encodes these proteins:
- a CDS encoding V-type ATP synthase subunit F, whose translation MIKLSSEGKLIVIGDRQSANLFKLAGITIIDANNQKEAEEGLKKAKEKGGTLAIILKHIVDDEASLRNLANSLNITLLILPTKWVKAEPINIDKLLAKALGMG comes from the coding sequence GTGATTAAATTGAGTTCAGAAGGCAAGCTTATCGTTATAGGAGATAGGCAAAGTGCTAATCTATTTAAGTTAGCAGGAATAACAATAATAGATGCAAATAATCAAAAGGAAGCTGAAGAAGGCTTAAAAAAAGCAAAAGAAAAAGGAGGAACACTTGCTATAATTTTAAAGCACATTGTAGATGATGAAGCTTCTTTAAGGAATTTGGCGAATTCATTAAATATTACCTTGTTGATATTACCAACTAAATGGGTTAAAGCAGAGCCCATAAATATTGATAAGTTGTTAGCTAAAGCTCTAGGTATGGGGTGA
- a CDS encoding site-2 protease family protein — protein sequence METLEKNDIEKLILKYFDAKFVSQDKNALKYKIVGINESDLSKSFINLYKESFKLNYAVSLRKENNMLFIYVFKKVNRTNKFVVIILAIVTLISVYISGLVFNNQGKSLVYNPFAYLVALIVPLLLHETGHWLTMRRFKVPASPPYLLPAPPLQLGFLGTFGAVINMEWLPPTNNILALTGVMGPLTGFLSAIPFTVIGLKYSTLVPQSLVPPGSTINLVPLIVSIITYIEKIPTEYVIQPSAMMFASYIVFFVTFLNLIPVAQLDGGHVLRAALGERNHRIISIIFIFALIFAGLWYDTFAVFGLFAFFFFILSGGRHPGSAMGDDKLSKSGMIAVIIYSILLILTLPLPA from the coding sequence ATGGAAACTTTAGAAAAAAATGATATAGAAAAATTAATATTAAAATACTTTGATGCAAAATTTGTTTCTCAAGATAAAAATGCGCTTAAGTATAAAATTGTTGGAATTAATGAAAGTGATCTTTCCAAGTCATTTATAAATTTATATAAAGAATCTTTTAAGCTAAATTATGCGGTTAGCCTTAGAAAAGAAAATAACATGTTATTTATTTATGTTTTCAAGAAGGTTAATAGAACGAACAAATTTGTAGTTATTATATTAGCTATAGTGACATTAATAAGCGTTTATATATCAGGCCTAGTATTTAATAACCAGGGAAAATCTTTAGTATATAATCCGTTTGCTTATTTAGTTGCATTAATCGTTCCCCTTCTTTTACATGAAACAGGTCATTGGTTAACTATGAGGAGGTTTAAGGTTCCTGCAAGCCCACCATATCTTTTACCAGCCCCTCCATTACAGCTGGGATTTTTAGGAACCTTTGGGGCTGTAATAAATATGGAATGGTTACCTCCAACAAACAATATATTAGCTTTAACTGGGGTTATGGGCCCATTAACTGGCTTTCTGAGCGCAATACCCTTTACAGTTATTGGATTAAAATATTCTACCCTAGTTCCCCAATCACTAGTTCCTCCAGGTTCTACAATAAATTTGGTTCCTTTAATTGTAAGCATAATAACTTATATTGAAAAAATACCTACTGAATACGTAATACAGCCTTCTGCTATGATGTTTGCATCATACATAGTATTTTTCGTTACATTTCTGAATTTAATTCCTGTTGCTCAACTAGATGGGGGTCATGTTTTAAGGGCTGCTTTAGGAGAAAGAAACCATAGAATTATTTCTATTATATTCATATTTGCATTAATTTTTGCAGGGCTATGGTATGATACATTTGCAGTATTTGGTTTATTTGCATTTTTCTTCTTCATATTATCAGGAGGAAGGCATCCTGGATCAGCTATGGGTGATGATAAACTTTCCAAGTCTGGAATGATTGCAGTAATAATTTATAGCATCTTGCTAATTCTTACTTTGCCCCTTCCTGCATAA
- a CDS encoding DNA topoisomerase I — MSKNTSRNCYSYKDFIALIAEKPKAAEKIALALGSYGKLEKCRYYKVPYYVIRSDGRTILILPSAGHLFGPSTTGRGVPIVKIVWKPLWEFDKAAYYTKTYYMMMSSILPNAGSYINACDFDIEGSVIGYKIIESFGDVKKAKRMKYSTLTKNDIIDAFNKLSPLDLENVNAGYARHELDWLWGINVSRLLMKSFKNETNKSISLSAGRVQSPTLAEAIRRWIEINLYLPKPFLSILILGEYDGKRFLITPKNWSPKTISEAKEIKKFLEKNPVLNVDDYQESKEKVPPPPAFNLGDLQKESSRIYGFSPFKTQSIAEELYLETLISYPRTNSQKLPKTINYKQIINDLSKQSYKNLIDTLLKETQGKLNPVQGREDDPAHPAIYPTGEVPKKIYGDYLKIYDLIVRRFLSAFSKEAILGKSYVTLSDNENRKYKAEGLVVMEEGWLKYYTFSYPKINEIPVLRKNDKVKIIKVDLKTIWPKINVSLSRTSLLRWMERVNIGTEATRARIIELLYKRKYLINKGRNTEITNLGYAVYKAIELVSKELISPELTRNFEEKLDLISKGKYTKDEIVNEAKEFLTKIIKEKLNDKSIGKSLAIALGIEKPEEMCYICKREAKHKVLNYSLCDFHFMALSKIKENIADLVNILEDNDVNILKELSENKSIGLWIRETSKFLINNDIKIQNLKV, encoded by the coding sequence ATGAGCAAAAATACTAGCAGAAATTGTTATTCCTATAAAGATTTTATAGCATTAATAGCAGAAAAGCCAAAAGCAGCTGAAAAGATAGCATTAGCGCTAGGAAGCTATGGAAAATTAGAGAAGTGTAGATATTATAAAGTTCCATATTATGTAATTAGAAGTGATGGTAGGACTATTTTAATTCTACCAAGTGCTGGCCATTTATTTGGCCCCTCAACAACAGGAAGAGGAGTTCCTATAGTAAAAATAGTATGGAAACCATTATGGGAATTTGACAAAGCTGCATATTATACTAAAACATACTATATGATGATGTCATCTATTTTACCAAATGCTGGTTCCTATATAAATGCTTGCGACTTTGATATTGAAGGAAGTGTTATAGGCTATAAAATAATAGAAAGCTTTGGAGATGTGAAAAAAGCAAAGAGAATGAAATACTCAACCTTAACAAAAAATGACATTATTGATGCATTTAATAAATTATCACCATTGGATTTAGAGAATGTTAACGCTGGTTATGCAAGGCATGAGTTAGATTGGTTATGGGGTATAAATGTATCAAGACTTCTTATGAAATCATTTAAAAATGAAACAAACAAAAGTATCTCATTAAGCGCAGGAAGAGTTCAAAGCCCTACTCTTGCTGAGGCAATAAGAAGATGGATAGAAATAAACCTCTATTTACCAAAACCTTTTTTATCAATATTAATATTAGGGGAATATGATGGCAAAAGGTTTCTAATAACACCTAAAAATTGGTCTCCAAAAACAATTTCTGAAGCAAAAGAAATAAAGAAATTCCTAGAAAAGAACCCAGTTTTAAATGTTGACGACTACCAAGAAAGTAAAGAGAAAGTTCCTCCTCCCCCAGCATTTAATTTAGGAGATCTCCAAAAAGAGTCCTCAAGAATTTATGGATTTTCCCCATTTAAAACCCAAAGTATTGCAGAAGAGCTTTATTTAGAAACATTAATTAGTTATCCTAGAACAAATAGCCAAAAACTGCCTAAAACAATAAATTATAAGCAAATAATCAATGACCTATCTAAACAAAGCTATAAAAATTTAATTGATACGTTATTAAAAGAAACACAAGGCAAACTAAATCCTGTTCAGGGAAGAGAAGATGATCCAGCACATCCTGCAATATATCCAACAGGTGAAGTTCCTAAAAAAATATACGGAGATTATTTAAAAATATATGATCTTATAGTCAGAAGGTTTTTGTCAGCATTTTCAAAAGAAGCTATTCTAGGAAAAAGCTATGTTACGTTAAGCGATAATGAGAATAGAAAGTATAAGGCTGAAGGTTTAGTTGTAATGGAAGAAGGATGGTTAAAATATTACACATTTTCATATCCAAAAATCAACGAAATACCAGTTTTAAGGAAAAATGATAAGGTAAAAATAATAAAAGTTGATTTGAAAACCATATGGCCCAAAATAAATGTATCCCTTAGTAGAACTTCATTATTAAGATGGATGGAAAGAGTTAATATTGGAACAGAAGCAACTAGAGCTAGAATTATTGAACTATTATATAAAAGAAAGTATTTAATAAACAAAGGAAGAAATACAGAAATAACTAATTTAGGATATGCAGTTTATAAGGCCATTGAGCTTGTCTCTAAGGAGTTAATTTCTCCTGAATTAACAAGAAATTTTGAAGAAAAGCTGGATCTAATATCAAAAGGAAAATATACAAAGGATGAGATAGTGAATGAAGCAAAGGAATTTCTAACTAAAATAATAAAAGAAAAATTAAATGATAAAAGCATTGGAAAAAGTTTAGCAATTGCTTTAGGTATAGAAAAGCCGGAAGAAATGTGTTATATCTGTAAAAGGGAGGCCAAACACAAAGTTTTAAACTACAGTTTATGTGATTTTCATTTTATGGCATTAAGTAAAATAAAAGAGAATATAGCGGATTTGGTTAACATATTAGAAGATAATGATGTAAATATATTAAAAGAACTTTCAGAAAATAAATCTATAGGCTTATGGATTAGAGAGACAAGTAAGTTTTTAATTAATAATGATATTAAAATACAAAATTTAAAAGTTTAA
- a CDS encoding signal peptidase I: MSKKTGKGNKNVLSKGDILFISVIIIIIALGLYAYYFYGFSLVIVDGISMKPTLHTGDIAILYKEPYQDIKIGNIVVYNYDGILIIHRVIGIYYHNGVECFITKGDNNPVPDPGYPQYCGYHTVDGFTSGGIPYYEIKGVILTYNGNTPIIIPYIGSFALAIRGTGSDTF; the protein is encoded by the coding sequence ATGAGTAAAAAAACAGGTAAAGGAAATAAAAACGTTTTAAGTAAAGGAGATATATTATTTATATCTGTTATTATAATTATAATTGCATTAGGTTTATATGCATATTACTTCTATGGTTTCTCATTAGTTATAGTTGATGGAATAAGCATGAAACCCACTTTACATACAGGAGATATAGCTATTTTATATAAGGAGCCTTATCAAGATATAAAAATTGGTAATATTGTTGTTTATAATTATGATGGTATATTGATTATACATAGAGTTATAGGAATATATTATCATAATGGGGTTGAATGCTTTATAACAAAAGGAGATAATAATCCAGTACCAGACCCAGGTTATCCACAATATTGTGGTTATCATACAGTTGATGGATTTACTTCAGGAGGAATTCCATATTATGAAATAAAAGGAGTTATATTGACTTATAATGGAAATACACCAATTATTATACCATATATAGGGTCGTTTGCCTTAGCCATAAGAGGTACAGGTAGCGATACTTTTTAA
- a CDS encoding DNA-directed RNA polymerase subunit K has product MSGSYMAYPKIREDIIIGPPYLTKYEKAKIIGIRSLQLTKNAPPLIKLDVVKSSDPVSIAKYEVENGILPVSIIRYTQSGLKQVIPLKLLLESTI; this is encoded by the coding sequence ATGTCAGGCTCGTATATGGCATATCCAAAAATTAGAGAAGATATAATAATAGGACCTCCCTATCTGACTAAATATGAAAAAGCAAAAATAATTGGAATAAGATCTTTACAACTAACAAAAAATGCTCCTCCTTTAATTAAACTTGATGTTGTAAAATCCTCTGATCCGGTTAGTATTGCAAAATATGAGGTTGAAAATGGTATATTACCAGTTTCCATAATCAGATACACTCAATCTGGATTAAAACAAGTTATTCCATTAAAATTGTTACTGGAAAGCACAATATAA
- the dph5 gene encoding diphthine synthase, with translation MPLYLIGLNHEYITKKALEYIKSSDLIIIDSYTMPNSDKIVSDVLNIAKEKKVIIANRRMLEDESSDVLNIAKEKKVGIIIPGDPLIATTHASIVIDAKIKNIDVEIINGISGICMTKSLSGLQYYKYGKTLTIPGPWRNVKAYSLLFNLYANLCIKAHTLLLFDIDDNKKTLDASIGIKTILELNNELKLYSYLEKLLGILIHAGDKNMFIGNSLRNLLDDANIEEPYSLVIPSNLHSEEEKYLKYVLGIKSEALENHKKYIKEDFCKYMQYLSNYI, from the coding sequence TTGCCTTTATACCTTATAGGTTTAAATCATGAATATATTACAAAAAAAGCATTAGAATATATAAAATCTTCTGATTTAATTATCATAGATTCTTATACAATGCCAAATTCTGATAAAATAGTTTCTGATGTTTTAAATATTGCAAAGGAAAAGAAGGTAATTATTGCAAATAGAAGAATGCTTGAAGATGAGTCTTCTGATGTTTTAAATATTGCAAAGGAAAAGAAGGTAGGTATAATAATTCCAGGTGATCCTTTAATAGCGACAACCCATGCCTCTATAGTTATAGATGCAAAAATCAAAAACATTGATGTAGAAATAATAAATGGAATATCAGGAATTTGTATGACAAAGTCCTTGTCAGGACTACAATATTATAAATATGGTAAAACACTAACGATACCAGGCCCTTGGAGGAATGTAAAAGCATATAGCCTATTATTTAACTTATATGCAAATCTATGCATTAAAGCTCACACTCTTTTACTATTTGATATTGATGATAACAAAAAAACGTTAGATGCATCTATAGGAATAAAAACAATTCTTGAGTTGAATAATGAATTAAAATTGTATAGCTATTTAGAAAAATTATTAGGAATTCTTATACATGCCGGGGATAAAAATATGTTTATAGGAAATTCCTTAAGAAATTTATTAGATGATGCTAATATAGAAGAACCTTATAGCTTAGTGATCCCTTCAAATTTGCATTCTGAAGAAGAAAAATATCTTAAATATGTTTTAGGAATTAAAAGCGAGGCTTTAGAAAATCATAAAAAATATATCAAAGAAGATTTTTGTAAATATATGCAATATTTAAGTAATTATATTTGA
- a CDS encoding 50S ribosomal protein L21e encodes MVKASTGYRSKTRNMLRKHIRERGGVPRLSKALYPYNIGDKVVIYINSSFHDGMPHRRFHGLTGTIVDKRGKAYVIKVNLGDKTKTIITYAVHLKPFTQQNTQ; translated from the coding sequence ATGGTAAAAGCATCAACAGGTTATAGAAGCAAGACAAGAAATATGCTAAGAAAACATATTAGAGAAAGAGGAGGAGTTCCAAGGCTTAGCAAGGCTTTATATCCTTATAATATAGGAGATAAAGTTGTAATTTATATAAACTCTTCTTTTCATGATGGAATGCCTCATAGGAGATTCCATGGTTTAACTGGGACTATTGTAGATAAAAGAGGAAAAGCCTATGTAATAAAAGTCAACTTAGGTGATAAAACAAAGACAATAATAACATATGCAGTTCACCTTAAACCTTTTACCCAACAAAACACCCAGTAG
- a CDS encoding PadR family transcriptional regulator produces MKIQEENELQPKGAKAFRESLMWLVLRILAEKPSHGYEIMKKIEEMTHGRWKPAAGTLYPLLDSMQNEGLIEIKSYEQEGVRGGKKIIYGLTTNGWVLLKDQLINKISIYTSMINYIILGGIDCMRKEGYKNEASEVCNSLMEWLTKVQSELNVYCKKS; encoded by the coding sequence ATGAAAATTCAAGAAGAGAATGAACTACAACCAAAAGGTGCTAAAGCATTTAGAGAGAGCCTAATGTGGCTAGTTCTTAGAATATTAGCAGAAAAACCAAGTCATGGATACGAGATTATGAAGAAAATTGAAGAGATGACTCATGGTAGATGGAAGCCTGCTGCAGGTACATTATATCCATTATTAGACTCAATGCAAAATGAAGGGTTAATAGAAATAAAATCATATGAACAAGAAGGCGTAAGAGGTGGGAAAAAGATAATTTATGGGTTAACTACAAACGGATGGGTATTATTAAAAGATCAACTTATAAACAAAATTTCAATATATACATCTATGATTAATTATATTATATTGGGAGGAATAGATTGCATGAGAAAAGAAGGATATAAAAATGAGGCATCAGAAGTTTGCAATAGCTTAATGGAATGGTTAACAAAGGTTCAATCTGAATTAAATGTATATTGCAAGAAAAGTTAA
- a CDS encoding V-type ATP synthase subunit I gives MLIANRVEEVVIAVPNSVYDRVVASLATSGIFHIEPPTKELTKYSMKIYRSASALSSERKARLEGFFKAINKDPEIISGINIKISNWVDFLNEIINQNKDLEVFFEKNISNLNEIRNKVNDLLELKKLIGFISYLDVDIKKAHESKLISFSIGIIPEDMIEYAKNAAKDVILAYEKTQENYYTIAIAGNNDNVKKTYNDLIKLGFTAISIPSEFNGNPSKAYKEIEEEIKKLNEQIDNILKSLMEKYNNLKEYYTKIYVINEIFKILNNTASSETTSFIHGFVDAKDSKKLRNLIKNSTDDRYLIYSLGIKRGQREIPTKMSVPKAFKPFESIIKMYGIPNSNEIIPTIFMAITMPIIFGLMFPDIGHGLLVVLFALFFLVPRSKDLGKVALILGIVGMITGFLAAEFFGPLPAQAIHLEEFWRSLGFQSAPIESPVDISISGGSQQLMLKLFYLSMDISFWIGAFMLIFGTLLGIINSYLKRDFEDLYGEKLPLFLLFLSAGSPFLIYFNATQAGSTIKQALFGLGKGGPMEAFIFYGAIISLIWILLGKAIYRAIEGEGFKLNPIESFIGLFESMILVLGNSISFLRILGLSLAHSGLMVGFTILYFVIDPVGIKNPVLFIAAVIVYILGNLLTAGLEGIVAFAHDLRLHFYEWFNKFYTGNGVPFNPIQLPNVTITFI, from the coding sequence TTGCTGATCGCCAATAGAGTTGAAGAAGTAGTAATAGCTGTGCCTAATAGCGTTTATGATAGAGTTGTTGCTAGCCTGGCTACTTCTGGTATTTTTCATATAGAACCTCCCACTAAAGAATTAACAAAATATTCTATGAAGATTTACAGATCTGCATCGGCTCTTTCATCAGAAAGAAAGGCAAGGCTGGAAGGTTTCTTTAAAGCTATCAACAAAGATCCAGAAATCATTTCTGGTATAAATATAAAGATATCTAATTGGGTTGATTTCCTAAATGAGATAATCAATCAAAACAAAGATTTGGAAGTATTTTTCGAGAAAAATATATCAAACCTAAATGAAATAAGAAATAAGGTAAATGATTTATTGGAATTAAAAAAGCTTATTGGTTTCATATCTTATCTAGATGTAGATATTAAAAAAGCCCATGAGTCTAAATTGATTTCATTTTCTATTGGAATAATTCCAGAAGATATGATAGAATATGCTAAAAATGCTGCAAAAGATGTAATATTAGCTTATGAAAAAACTCAAGAAAATTATTATACTATAGCAATAGCTGGAAATAATGATAATGTTAAAAAAACATATAATGATTTAATTAAGCTAGGATTTACAGCTATATCAATTCCCAGTGAATTTAATGGAAATCCATCTAAAGCATATAAAGAAATAGAAGAAGAAATAAAGAAGTTAAATGAGCAAATAGATAATATTTTAAAAAGCCTAATGGAAAAATATAATAATTTAAAGGAGTACTATACAAAAATCTATGTTATAAATGAAATATTTAAAATACTTAATAATACAGCATCGTCTGAAACAACATCATTTATACATGGCTTTGTAGATGCAAAGGATTCTAAAAAATTGAGAAACTTAATTAAAAATTCCACGGATGATAGATATTTAATATACAGCCTTGGCATTAAAAGAGGACAAAGAGAAATACCTACTAAAATGAGTGTACCTAAAGCATTTAAACCATTTGAATCTATAATAAAAATGTATGGAATTCCTAATTCTAATGAAATTATTCCAACAATATTTATGGCCATTACAATGCCAATAATATTTGGTCTTATGTTCCCGGATATTGGTCATGGACTGCTAGTTGTGCTCTTTGCATTGTTTTTCTTGGTGCCAAGAAGTAAGGATTTAGGAAAAGTAGCGCTTATTTTAGGCATTGTAGGTATGATAACGGGATTTCTTGCAGCAGAGTTTTTTGGCCCTCTACCAGCTCAAGCAATTCATTTGGAAGAATTTTGGAGAAGTCTTGGATTTCAATCAGCTCCCATAGAATCACCAGTTGATATATCAATAAGTGGAGGATCGCAACAATTAATGTTGAAGTTATTTTACTTATCAATGGATATATCATTTTGGATAGGAGCCTTTATGCTCATTTTTGGTACTTTGTTAGGTATAATTAATAGCTACCTAAAAAGGGATTTTGAGGACTTATATGGAGAAAAATTACCTCTATTTTTATTATTCTTATCAGCAGGTTCACCATTTTTAATATACTTTAACGCAACACAAGCAGGATCTACAATAAAACAAGCTTTATTTGGATTAGGCAAGGGAGGGCCCATGGAAGCCTTTATATTTTATGGAGCGATAATTTCATTAATATGGATCCTTCTAGGCAAAGCTATTTACAGAGCAATTGAAGGAGAAGGATTTAAACTAAATCCAATAGAATCCTTTATAGGCTTGTTCGAATCTATGATATTAGTTTTAGGTAATAGCATTAGTTTTCTAAGGATATTGGGGTTGAGTCTCGCTCATTCAGGTTTAATGGTTGGATTTACTATATTATATTTTGTTATAGATCCTGTAGGAATTAAAAATCCAGTTCTATTCATAGCAGCAGTAATAGTTTACATACTAGGAAACCTACTTACTGCAGGATTGGAAGGTATAGTTGCATTTGCCCATGATTTAAGGCTTCACTTCTATGAATGGTTTAACAAATTCTATACTGGAAATGGTGTACCATTTAATCCAATTCAATTACCTAATGTAACAATAACTTTCATCTGA